A region of the Candidatus Latescibacter sp. genome:
GTTTTCCCTATCCTTTTTGATATAGTCAAATCGGTTGACAATCCCTCCGATTACCTCATCAGAGAGCTTGTTCACTTTGTCGAGTACATATTCCCGCACCCCGATTTTTCCGATATCATGGAGCCAGGATGCCATACGCAGCTCATCCATCTCCTCCTCGGAAAAATCAACATGTTCGAATTGCCCTTCCTTACATTTATTTATGCATTCCGCCTGACTCATTACAAGATGAGAAACACGCATGGAATGACCGGCTGTGTGCGGGCTCCGCGCATCGATCGCCTGGGCGGAATAGGTAACCAGGCCCTCGAACAGGTTCTTGATGTTCTGAATGAGCACCGAATTGGTTATCGCAACCGCCGCCTGGGATGCGAGAGAGACGACCAGCTCCTGCATCCACGAATCATAGGGTATCGGATGCCCCATCTCGTCATGTGAATTCATAAGCTGGACGACTCCGATAATCTCATCCTTATGATTCTTCATGGGAACGACAAGCATCGAAACGGTTTTCAGGCTATTTTTTTTATCGAAATAACGAGTGGTCTCCAAGCTGAAAGGCAGATCGCTTCCGGCCTCGTCGAGATTGGGAATGTTGATCAGGGAACCGGTTGATGCAACGTAACCGGAAATGCTTTTATGATCAATCGGAATCCGGAATGTTTTGAACGGCACATATCCAAGACGGAGGAAAAGGATTTGGTTCTGAGCCACTTCGAACGAAAGTTCATCACCCCTCTTGATGTACAGGCTCCCGCCTTCAGACCGTGTGAAATCCCGCAGTTCACTCACAATCATCTCAAGGAGTTTGCTGAGATTATGCTCAGAAGAAAGCGC
Encoded here:
- a CDS encoding HD domain-containing phosphohydrolase, translated to MEEIRDFKSLINRLNSIGIALSSEHNLSKLLEMIVSELRDFTRSEGGSLYIKRGDELSFEVAQNQILFLRLGYVPFKTFRIPIDHKSISGYVASTGSLINIPNLDEAGSDLPFSLETTRYFDKKNSLKTVSMLVVPMKNHKDEIIGVVQLMNSHDEMGHPIPYDSWMQELVVSLASQAAVAITNSVLIQNIKNLFEGLVTYSAQAIDARSPHTAGHSMRVSHLVMSQAECINKCKEGQFEHVDFSEEEMDELRMASWLHDIGKIGVREYVLDKVNKLSDEVIGGIVNRFDYIKKDRENRANLRKLELINSGGLSSKERELIENESEREIIEIDSDIDLILRMNKPGFYPEEEYERLQRIGAKKYCSIEGRECPCLEPFELEHLLVRKGNLTEKERGEIQSHVHHTLTILEKLPFTEELSNIPRYAAAHHEMLNGTGYPKGLKGEEIPLQSRIIAVADIFEALTAKDRPYKPPMSLETALKVLQTEAKTGKLDPAIVELFVADEIYKSV